Part of the Sorghum bicolor cultivar BTx623 chromosome 1, Sorghum_bicolor_NCBIv3, whole genome shotgun sequence genome, TTCTAAGCCTCAACCTCAATTCCTGCAAGTCACCCAACAAGAGAGAAAGAACCTGCTATGGTTATTTTTCTTTTGTACAAAAAAGAATTTCCACAGGATCCAAAAGTATACCCCCTACCCCCCACCCCCACACCCCGACCTTCGTCCTCCCAACCTTAAACGTGTGCCTCAAGGCATATGCCAATGCAGACATCCGCTTCAGCAGCTAAAACGGGCATAGCTGGTGTGCTGTGTGTTCCTTCCAAAAATCAGTTTTGTGACTGTGATTTGTACTGTCCTAGGATGATGAACTGTCATCATCAGAGTTGTTCTCCCTTCTTTGTCCATACACACTTAGAACTGGCAGTGCGGTGGCTGAAATGCGGAAAGACCTGGCCGACCcaatgaccgttctatcttgcTGCAACCTGCCAACCTCCTTGCAGACATGATCCAACGTCGAGAGGAAGTCCCTCACCACCATGAATATCCTAAGAGGGTGCGCTTCCTCTTTTGAGGTGTCACCATGGAAGTACTCGGTGATGTCTTTTACTCTTATCaaggccttcttctcctcccctcTGACTTTCTCTATCTCAGCCTCGGCTTTCTTCAGAAAACTTTGCATTGTCGTAAAGAACTTCTGGCCTTGAGTGCATTGCCTCTCGAGCTGCAAGACCGACTTGATCTTTTCAAGACCTGTTTCTAGCTTATTAACATAACCATGCAACACATCAAAGTCCATCATAGCTGCTTTCTTGACATTTCCTAGCTCACTGCTAAGCCCAGAGACAAGTTTCAGACCTTGCTTCCGTAACTGCTCGTCTTTAGAGCTATGAATAATCATGGCACTTTCTTTTTCAGATTTTGCATCTTCTGATCGAATGATTTCTTGGACGACAAAATGCAACAGTGTTGTTTTACCATCAGTGCCCTTGACATCAGCAAGTTTTAGGAGAGTGTCAAGTTTGAAAGCTTTTGCCTCACCCCGGTTTGTGCCAACATTCATCCGGTTTCCGGTTCTCAGCACTGCTTCGAGGAGTTTCAGGAACAATCTGCTGCCTCTAAGATCTTCGCAGGCTGCCTGAAAACAAGTGAAGAAATGTTAGGTACCTATAAGTCTAAATCTCAATGTGGATTGACACGCAGGTCAATGATAATGGTAGTAATCAAAATGACGAGTGAAAGAAAGACCAATGTAGCATGGATTACCATTTTAGCGTACCTCTAGTGTCTCAAAAGATTTCATTAAGTAATTTATTTCGGTCTCAAAATTGGCTCGGTATAGCATGGCATCAACTCTCTTGAAGGCAAAAGGTATATCAAGCACAGCTTTGAGAAAGCGCTCTGCAGAACCAAGCTTCGATGCATCACCATTATAATCTCGTAGTTTGAGTTCTTCCTCTTTAGTAGGAGCCATCTTGACTAAAGTCTCCAAAAGTTCAGTCCCCAAACATTCAGCGTTGCCTGTTTGATAATACAGTAGAAATGACAAATTAATGGCCCATAAGCTCTATTTTATAGAGATTTATATTTTAAATGTCAAAACAGCTAAGACTGCAATAGGCACCAGCGTGAATCAGTAAACTGATTACGTGTAACATTCAGCCTTTCTGTGTAGAAACAGAGCAATCTGTAGAGAGAATTTAACTAAGATGCTCCACAGCTTGAGTTCAAAAGAATCATTGTCATAAAAGAATAGTTATGACTGCAAAAACAAAACCCAAAGCAAGTGCTATTTTTCCTGCTTAGTTTATCTTTGGATGTCAACACTATCACCAATATTCACTGATACCATCCGCTATAATAGGTGAAAAAATGTTCAGTATAGCAGTCCTGTACAGATTTCATATCCTAGTAAACTGTTGAGATTTGGTTATAAAAAAACATGGTTTCTGTTAGTTTCAACACCTCTTAAGTACCTGTCACTATTGAACTGGTATGCCCATCAAGCTCGAAAAGGAAAAATATCATAGAAGGTTAAGAGTCACTAATATTTGAAAAGAATGCCTTACCAAAGCATCCAGATGCTGAATACCAATAACAGTCGATGATGGCAAATCCAAATTGTGAATTagaatatagaaacaaaaaaggAAACTCTTATTTTAACTAGATTTTTAAAGTCAATTAATGTTTTCGGCATCAGATAGGGAAATTACTTTCAGCAAGAATCCAAACAACAAAATCAGCGCTGCAAAGGCCGAAGGAGCAGTGTAGTGACACTCACCATCCAAGAGTGCATCGGACACCTCATCGTGTGTAACATTCAATGCACGGAGCAGGATGGCGATGTTCTGTGCTTTCTTGGGGTCGAGCACCCTCTCCTCCTGCTTGAATGGTGGGACGGTGGCCTTCCTTCCCGCATCTCTCGGCGGTGCAGCTGGCGTTGAGTTGTTCATGAACAATGCCTCGATCATGTCCTCATCCAACCTGAAAGAAATGCCTCAACATCACGTATATTCACAGATATCCAGCCATTAACAGAACATGTAGTATGAAGCAAGATCTCAACTGGAATGAGCTTGACTTCAGCTGGTCCCAGACCATGGCGCGGTCGGAGGTCGCTCGCACCTTGTCCCAGTGCAGCGGCTTCAGCTTCGGTCGCGGCTCGCCGCTGCCAACGATACCGTCTACCACGTCATCCTGTTTACGCATTGACGCGCTCCCGATACTATCCTCTGCCGTTGCCGCGGTGATCGGCATTGGCATAGCAATGCGAGGGCCCTCAGGTGGCAACGGCTTGAGCAATCGGCGCCGCGACGTCGGTTCGGAAGGCGGCTGCGCGGGCTTCGGGAGGTTATTAGATTGAATcattggtggcggcggcggaggaggaggaggttttGAAGCTGTGATAGACttcggcggtggcggtggcggtggaggaggtggcggcggcggcgctgctttgGGTGGTTGCACCGACCGCGGGGACGGCGAGATCACCTGTTTGATGTCAGGGGTCGAGCCGGCAGAGAAGCGCGTGCGCGGGGGCGTACGGCGGGACCGCGCAGGTGGCGGTGTCGGCGCAGCAATGGCCGCCACAGGAGGAAAGCAGTCGCTGGTGAGGCTGGGGAGGCTTCGGCGGgacgcggtggtggtggtgggcggGCTGGACGCGCTGGCCTCACTCCACGTTTCGCCTCcaaccccgccgccgccggagcgcTGGCGCGGCGTGTAGTAGGCATCGTCGTCAGAGGAGCCCACTGTGACCGCGCGGCGCAGCGGCGGGAGCGGCCGGAGCTCCGGGCTCGGGTGGTCGGTGGGCTCGTCGCGGCCCACCCCGCGGCGCGCGCGCTCGCTGCGCAGCTTCCGGTACGGGGACCCAACGAGATCAGCAGTGGTTGGCCCGTGGTGGCGGCCGGGCGTGGTGGGCTCCACCGTGCCGACGTAGAGGAAGTCGGCGGCCGAGGGCGCAGAGTGGTGGCGCGCGGACCCGCGGTCGGGGCCGAGCAGCTTCTGCGAGTccccgcggcggcgcgcgcggcccGCGATAAGGAACGCGCACGCGAACGCCAGCAGCGCgatggccgcggccgcggccgcccccGCCGCGACGATGGTCCCCTTGGCAGGGCCGCCGTGGTGGCCGCCGTCACCGGACCCTGACGAGGCGCTCGGGACGTTGGCGGCGACGGTGGTCGGCGTCGAAGACGTCGTCGCCGTGCCTCCGCCGCCAGCAGGCGCCGTCGGTGGTGCCAGAGGGAAGAAGTCGGCAGGAGGCCCGTCCGGCGTCGCCGGGTCGGAGGTGAAGTCCGGcgccggcggaggcggcggcgacggcggcggggtCCACTCGATTGGGAACAATGGCTGGTGGAGCACCCGCCTGGCCCCGCCTCCGCCGACATCGCCGGGTGACGCCGACGCCGCGGCCGCCGGCGAGAGACGGCAGCACAGCAGCAACACGACGCACGCTTGTAGCAGCGTGACGGTAGTGGGAGGCATTGGCGGTGCggcaggagaagaagaagaagaagaagaagaaaaagatgaAGCGATCGACCGCTGCCTCGGCTTTCTAGAGCGGGAGTGAGGGTGAGGGGAGAGGGAGCGTGGGAACGGGAGTGGACGCCGCCATTTTTGGTTCCGGGGCAGTAACATACATTGCTGCCACCGGCGGAGGGAGGAGATCAACCGTGCCGCTCACACGTGGCGCGGGAATCTGCGGCTTTCCGtttgcttcttcttttttccTTGCTCTCTTTTCCTTGCCCTGTGTTTGGATCCCACTCGCTCTGAAGAAAAGGAGATCCAATCAGAAACTAGAAGAAATTTCGGTGGTTGTCATGCACAACTATACAAGAAACCGACGAAGGAAAGAAGGTTCATTGACACACACTTTTGGTTGAAAAATGGGGGATTTTTTGCGGTGCCTTTGCAAATTCGGGATGGATTAAAATACAGGTGATGGAAGGTTGGTGCTTGGTTCGCTCGAGGAGGCGAGAAAATATTCCGCAATGGGGCAGTAAACACATGCTGAAATGGAACCTGATTCTTTGCTTGCCAACAAACTCGATGTGATATGATCTTCAGGGCAGAAAGCCAGAAAAGGTCTACTATGGGCTTAAAAATATTCTCCATGGGCTTCATGAGCTCTCGGTGGTCTACACACAGTACGCTACTATCGACCAGCATGAGCACTTGAGCATATGCTACTATGCTAGTACAGTAAACATAGAGAGGGTACTACTATGACATGTGGTCCTGGCCCTGCTCGCTTGTTAGTTAGAACAGGATTTTCATTCCACTGACGTGTGGGGCTCGGTGACAGTACAAGGGCACCATGCCCTTTCCTTCTCCAGGCATGCTGCAACTGCAATGCACCTGCCCGGGTCGCCATCAGCGAGCTGCCGCGACCAACTGCAAACAAACAGCGCCGGGagccgaggaggacgaggaggcaGATTTGTCCCGCGCGCACGCAGCTCCCGGTGGTACGCAACGCACGCAGCAGCTGCCGTTCCACGACGTCGCCTGCACGCCAGCAGCAAccgtcccgtcccgtcccgtTCCGTTCGCCGTGGCCACGCCCATGCCCACGCCAACGCATTATCACTGCATGCCTCGCTGCTGTAGCTGCTGCTGCCGGTGCGTGAACCGCAATGATCAAAAGCTGCGTCGTGCCAAAGGCGACGGTGGTATTGTGTCGTTGATGCTAGTAGGGTTATCAGTATTCATTCAGTGTTGCTCCTTTTTTTTCCCCCACTCTCTTTTATCAGGCGCTTTTGCTCTTGCATCATTGTATCATTCCGGCTAGTTGGGCAGGGATCTTCGAGTGCTTTACTCGCTTTGCTAGTGCTAGCTTAGCTTTAATCCAAAGTGATTTACGGTGGGGAAGGACAACAATGGAGGATGCCTGCCGATGCTGGATGCCCATGCCTTGCCCCCTGACCTGACCTGGCCTGctcggagagagagagagagagagagagagattgctTGTTGTGTCTTCGGCCGGCGGCCTTCGGCTTCTCTTTTGTCCGCTTTAGTTTAGTGGGTAAAAACTATGCCTGGTGCCGATGATTTGTATAATTGGCACGTCAAGCATCTGCTTTGGCTGGGATCACGTGGAAAGCGCCCAGATCCCGGAGCGCGCAGCGCACTGTCGTCCGCTCCGCTCCGCCCTCACGGTCGGCTACGGGACGGGACGACCGGACGACGGCCGGTGCGTGCGTTGGTTTCGCGGGAATTTCTTGCTTGCCGCTCCGTCACGCAGCCACCACCGCTAGTGCTTGGAAACTCGGGTTTATTCTATTTGTGTGCACCGGAACTCCCAAGGAATCCGTCGATCGGTCGATGATACGACAAACGCCTCTCTTCCAGGTAAatataaaatttaaatttaCCGTCCTTAATTATGCCAAACTGccgtttcctcaaaaaaaaatgcCAAACTGCCAACCGTACGTTAGCAATATTCCTCACTGAACATTGGCTAGCTCTGATGTATACTCCGTACTTACGTAAAGAAAATGGTAACATCGTGGCAGAGAATAAAAACGGTGAAACGTGAGGGGAGACCTGCAGAGACCAGAAATAATAAACACGCGCTGGCATATGCACAGATCCCGAGATACGGACATACAGTGGCGTACTCCTATCTGTACACGGCTAGGATGGTGGTCGCACGTGGTGGTCTCGTGCTCAGGGGTGTGATTAGTTGCGCGTGTAGGGCTGGAACGCCTTAAATCTGCACGTTGATTAGGGGACACACGTAGGCCCGTTCAATCCCGTTTTCTATCCTCCCGTGACTAGGTTATTGATGATCCATGATCATGATGCTCTCCAGCCAGGGGAGAAAACAAAAGGAAACGATGATGACCATGATGCCCAACGGGTCACGATGAATTTCTTAACCCCAAAAGCAGGGACGACTGAGCCAAAATAAGGTCCTAAGCTGGCATAGCTATGTGGAAATAatactctgttttttttttattagatGGAAAGTGTGACCATGTCATAGTTCACTTGACTTGCTCGAAGTGTATGTCATGCATGCCCCTAAGCTTCGTGTTCATAGAGTGCTTACTTCGTTAGAATTAGATTGCAAATATAAGCCTCTCCAGATTTGACACATTTAGTAAGCTTCGATCATTAACTAATAATTATTTACAAAAttatatgcatgcatacattGAAATTGTTGCATGGATAAAAGTTTGTATGCCGAAATGCCTTAGAGGTTTTGGCATCTTAAACCTTTGAAAAACTGCTAGGGCCTTGTAACGATGGCTATGGTTTGAATGGAAATCAGAAAATAAGCCTTCAATTGGAACACCGACACCTTGCACTCATGAAGACCACGAACTATTTGCAACTATCACAAAGAAAGAGGCCCTTTTTTGAACTTCGGCATGGTTGCAGGGTGAAGATCAAAAGGATTTAGCCCCAAACATCTT contains:
- the LOC8081866 gene encoding formin-like protein 8 — translated: MLLPRNQKWRRPLPFPRSLSPHPHSRSRKPRQRSIASSFSSSSSSSSPAAPPMPPTTVTLLQACVVLLLCCRLSPAAAASASPGDVGGGGARRVLHQPLFPIEWTPPPSPPPPPAPDFTSDPATPDGPPADFFPLAPPTAPAGGGGTATTSSTPTTVAANVPSASSGSGDGGHHGGPAKGTIVAAGAAAAAAIALLAFACAFLIAGRARRRGDSQKLLGPDRGSARHHSAPSAADFLYVGTVEPTTPGRHHGPTTADLVGSPYRKLRSERARRGVGRDEPTDHPSPELRPLPPLRRAVTVGSSDDDAYYTPRQRSGGGGVGGETWSEASASSPPTTTTASRRSLPSLTSDCFPPVAAIAAPTPPPARSRRTPPRTRFSAGSTPDIKQVISPSPRSVQPPKAAPPPPPPPPPPPPPKSITASKPPPPPPPPPMIQSNNLPKPAQPPSEPTSRRRLLKPLPPEGPRIAMPMPITAATAEDSIGSASMRKQDDVVDGIVGSGEPRPKLKPLHWDKVRATSDRAMVWDQLKSSSFQLDEDMIEALFMNNSTPAAPPRDAGRKATVPPFKQEERVLDPKKAQNIAILLRALNVTHDEVSDALLDGNAECLGTELLETLVKMAPTKEEELKLRDYNGDASKLGSAERFLKAVLDIPFAFKRVDAMLYRANFETEINYLMKSFETLEAACEDLRGSRLFLKLLEAVLRTGNRMNVGTNRGEAKAFKLDTLLKLADVKGTDGKTTLLHFVVQEIIRSEDAKSEKESAMIIHSSKDEQLRKQGLKLVSGLSSELGNVKKAAMMDFDVLHGYVNKLETGLEKIKSVLQLERQCTQGQKFFTTMQSFLKKAEAEIEKVRGEEKKALIRVKDITEYFHGDTSKEEAHPLRIFMVVRDFLSTLDHVCKEVGRLQQDRTVIGSARSFRISATALPVLSVYGQRRENNSDDDSSSS